A segment of the Parasynechococcus marenigrum WH 8102 genome:
CGGCTCAAGCAAGCCGGTGCTACGGCGATCGCGGTGGTGGCCCGTTTCCCGGAGGATCCAGCCAGCGAGGAGCTGGCGGAGTATCGCGCCGGCAGCGGCGTTGATGCCCTGGCGGGCGCTGAAGCGGTGATCAGCCATCTGCTGGTGCGGCACCTTCAGATCCCCTGTGCCCATGCCCCGGCCTTGGCCCCGCTGGCCTTGGATCCGCAGTTGGATCCGCGGGCGGCCGGCGAGGAGTTGGGCTACACATTTCTGGCCTGCGTGCTGGTGGGCCTCAGCCAGGCTCCGGATCTGCTGCCGGCGGGTGAAGGGGCGTTGCAGGCCGCTCAGTTGGGGGCAGTGGTGGCGCCGGAGGGGGGCCTTGGCGGCGAAGCGGTGCTGGCCTGCCTCGAGCGCGGGGTGCCGTTGATCACGGTGACCAACCCCTCGGTCCTGACGGTGTCGGCCGAGGCCCTCGGGCTTGACCATGGCGTGCAGCGAGCGCGTAGTTACGCAGAAGCCGCTGGTTTGCTGCTGGCGCTGCGGGAGGGACTATCAGCAAGTTCCTTGGAGCGGCCTCTGCCTGCCCTGGAGCGGTTGAGCTGATGCCCGGTGGCTTTGCTCAGGATTCAGGACCCTGCCCCTGTGGCGGCGGCGAGTACAGCCGTTGTTGCGGACCGTTGCACCGGCAGGAGCGGCGGGCGGAAACCGCCGAACAGTTGATGCGTTCCCGCTATTCGGCCTTCGCCAAAGGCGAGGTGGACTACCTGCTGCAGACCCATGAGCCGACGGAATCGCGCCGGGCCCTGCGTCAGGCCTGCCGTCAGACCCGCTGGCTGGGGCTGTCGATCCTGGCGGTTGATGGTGGTGGCGCGGCTGATCTTGAGGGAACCGTTCGCTTTGAAGCCCGTCACCGCGAGGGGGTGCTGGTGGAGACGTCGCTGTTCCAGCGCCGTGGTGGCACGCTCGCCGGAGAGTGGTTCTACGTCCGGGCCATCGAACTGAATTCCTGATAGGCACGAAATCGTCTGTTTATCGTGTCGTGTTGTTATCGATATCGTGCCGCTTCAGCGCAGGCAGGCCATCGGGTGCCGGGGCGCTACTCCCAAGGCCTTGGCGACCCCTGGATGGCACACGGATCCCTGCACCGTGTTGAGACCGGAGAGCAGTTCCGGCCGTTCGGTGACGGCTTCCTCCAGGCCTCGGCCGGCGATGCCAAGGATGTAAGGCAAGGTGACGCTGACCAGCGCTTCCGTGGAGGTGAACGGCACCGCCCCGGGCATGTTGCCCACGGCGTAGTGCTGCACACCGTGAATCGTCACCGTGGGGTCGGTGTGGGTGGTTTCGCGGCTGGTGGCGATGCAGCCCCCCTGGTCGATCGCCACATCGACGATCACCGAGCCCGGACGCATCTGCTGCACCATCGCCTCATCCACCAGGGTCGGGGCTCGGCCGCCAGGGGTCAGCACGGCGCCGATCACCAGATCCGCCGTGGGCACCAGGCGCTCTAGCAGACCACGGCTGCTCACCACGCTCATCAGCCGACCGCGACGATCCGCCTCCAGGCTGCGCAGTCGCTGGGGTGAACGGTCCAGCAGCAGCACTTCCGCATCCATGGCCGCCGCGGTTCTGGCGGCGTTCCAGCCCACCGTGCCGGCCCCCAGCACCACCACCCGGGCCGGCTGCACGCCGGTGCAGCCCCCCATCAGCACGCCGCGTCCGCCATGGGGTTTCTCCAGCAGGTGGGCCCCCACCTGGGCCGCCAGCCGCCCGGCGATTTCGCTCATCGGCGCCAGCAACGGCAGGCTGCCGTTTTCCAGCTGCACGGTTTCGTAGGCAATGGCAGCGGTGCCGGCCTCCAGCAAGGCCTCGCCCACCTGGGGATAGGCGGCCAGGTGCAGGTAGGTGAACAGCACCATGTCGTCCCGCAGGAAGCCGAACTCCTCGCTCTGCGGCTCCTTCACCTTCACCACCAGATGGGCGCCCCAGGCGTCCTCACGGCTCACCAGCTGGGCTCCGGCTGCGGCGAAGGCCTCATCGCCGATGCCGGCTCCCGCCCCGGCCCCGGCCTCGACCCGCACCTCCAGCCCCTGGCTGATCAGTTCCCGTACGGCATCGGGGGTGAGGGCCACCCGTTGCTCATCGGCCTTGATTTCCCTGGGCACGCCGATGCTGGCCATCGGGGCCGTCAGGACGGAGGCTGCCATGGGGGCTGAAGGAGGTCCCTTCAATCTGGCCCGGCAGAACAGAGTCCGCCAGCGGCGATCGGTAAACGCCAGCCACTGCCGAAGGCCTGGGGGCTCACCTTCAGCAGGGGTGCCGCCTGCCGCCGTTTGAATTCCGCCCGCTGCAGCAGCCGCTGCACCCGCTCCACCAGGGGGATGTCATGGCCGGCGGCCACAAGCGCCTGTGGCGTGGTCCGCTCCTGGATCAACCCTTTCAGCAGGGGATCCAGCTCGCTGTAGTCCGGCAGGGAGTCGCTGTCCTTCTGGTCTGGCCGCAGTTCAGCGCTGGGGGGTTTGCGGCGGATCGCTTCCCCTACCAATTCCCCCTGCTGCGGCAGCCCCAGATCCTCCCGGCAGTTCCTGGCTTCTGGGCTGTCGATCCAGTCGCAGAGGGCGAAGACGCTGGTTTTGTACAGATCGCCGATCACCGCCAGACCGCCGTTCATGTCGCCGTAGAGGGTGCAATACCCCACCGCCAGCTCGGATTTGTTGCCGGTGGTCAAGAGCAGCTGGCCCTGCTGGTTGGCCACGGCCATCAGCAACGTGCCGCGGATGCGGGACTGCAGGTTCTCAGCGGTGACCCCCTGCGGTTGCTGGCCCAGGGCCGGCGTGAGCGAGGTATCGAACCCCTGCATCAGCCCCTGAATCGGCAGCGTGTGGGTCTTGATGTTCAGGCGATTGGCCAAGGCGGTGGCATCGTTGATCGATCCTGATGAGCTCCAGGGGGAGGGCATCAGCAGGGCGGAGATGTTCTCGGGGCCGAGGGCGGCCGCGGCGATCACCGCCACCAGCGCCGAGTCGATGCCGCCGCTGAGCCCCAGGAGTGCCCGCTGAAAGCCGCATTTGCCGGCGTAGTCGCGTACCCCCAGCACCAGTGCCCGCAGCAACAGCTCCTCGCGGCAAGGCGTCTGCGATAGAGGAGCCGTCGCTTGTTGCGGACCACTGCTGTCCCACACCTGAACGGCCTCCCGGCAGGCCGGCAGCTCCAGCAGGGTGCTGCCATCCGGGGCGACCACCAGGCTGCTGCCGTCGAACACCAGTTCGTCGTTGCCGCCCACCTGGTTGAGGTACACCACCGGGCAGTTCAAACGTCGGGCCGCCTGGCCGGCCAGTTGGCGCCGCAGGGCCGGTTTGCTGGGGTCAAAAGGCGAGGCCGCCAGATTGATCAGCAGATCGGGTTTTGCCTCCACCAGGGCGGCGATCGGGTCCGGTCCCGCCAGCCGCTCCCGTTGCAGCGCATCCTCTACCCAGAGGTCTTCGCAGATGGTGAGCCCCAGCCGTTCTCCTTCCTCCAGGGTCAGCAGGCAGGGGCCGTCGCCGGGGCGGAAGTAGCGCCGCTCATCAAAGACGTCGTAACTGGGCAGCAGCTGTTTGCGGGCGACCCCCCGCCAACCCCCCTGGTCCACCAGGGCGATTCCGTTGTATAGGCCCGGGGCGCGATCGTCGTCGCAGGGGAGGGCCACCCCCACCAGCAGGGAGCACAGCCCATCGAGCTGCTCGACCAACCCATCGAGCACAGCGCTCTGCAGGGCCAGCCGCGCCGGTTGCAGCAGCAGGTCCCGGGGGGGATAGCCCCAGAGCGAAAGCTCCGGCGTCAGCAGCAGCGTCGCCCCTTCGGCGCTGGCGCTACGGGCGGCCGCCAGGATTCGTTCGGCGTTGCCCCGCAGGTCGCCCACCACAGGATTCAGCTGGGCCAGGGCCAGGCGCATCAGCGAAGGCTGGGGAACAGTCCATACAGATTGTGCTCCAACAGCAGGGTCCACACCGCTGCGGGGATCTGGCGTTGCTCGGGAGACTGACGCAGGGCTGAGCTGGCGCTGGCGGGGACCTGCAGCTCCAGCAGGTCGATGCGGGCCCCCAGTCGTTTCAGGTCTGCCAGGGCCTGGTCACGAAGCGGCCAGCCCTGGCGTGGGGCGATCGCCAGCCGGCAGCGG
Coding sequences within it:
- a CDS encoding DUF3326 domain-containing protein, coding for MNAAPLPVLMLVPTGIGCQIGGFAGDALPSARLLAAASGCLITHPNVMNGAALYWRDPRIHYVEGYSLDRFAVGEWDLQPVRRQRIGLLLDAGIEAELAQRHLQVAEGCRATLGLEIGPVVTTDQPLEVQLEQGSSGSSWGRLGRPDALLRAGERLKQAGATAIAVVARFPEDPASEELAEYRAGSGVDALAGAEAVISHLLVRHLQIPCAHAPALAPLALDPQLDPRAAGEELGYTFLACVLVGLSQAPDLLPAGEGALQAAQLGAVVAPEGGLGGEAVLACLERGVPLITVTNPSVLTVSAEALGLDHGVQRARSYAEAAGLLLALREGLSASSLERPLPALERLS
- a CDS encoding YchJ family protein, whose protein sequence is MPGGFAQDSGPCPCGGGEYSRCCGPLHRQERRAETAEQLMRSRYSAFAKGEVDYLLQTHEPTESRRALRQACRQTRWLGLSILAVDGGGAADLEGTVRFEARHREGVLVETSLFQRRGGTLAGEWFYVRAIELNS
- the ald gene encoding alanine dehydrogenase — encoded protein: MAASVLTAPMASIGVPREIKADEQRVALTPDAVRELISQGLEVRVEAGAGAGAGIGDEAFAAAGAQLVSREDAWGAHLVVKVKEPQSEEFGFLRDDMVLFTYLHLAAYPQVGEALLEAGTAAIAYETVQLENGSLPLLAPMSEIAGRLAAQVGAHLLEKPHGGRGVLMGGCTGVQPARVVVLGAGTVGWNAARTAAAMDAEVLLLDRSPQRLRSLEADRRGRLMSVVSSRGLLERLVPTADLVIGAVLTPGGRAPTLVDEAMVQQMRPGSVIVDVAIDQGGCIATSRETTHTDPTVTIHGVQHYAVGNMPGAVPFTSTEALVSVTLPYILGIAGRGLEEAVTERPELLSGLNTVQGSVCHPGVAKALGVAPRHPMACLR
- a CDS encoding NAD+ synthase produces the protein MRLALAQLNPVVGDLRGNAERILAAARSASAEGATLLLTPELSLWGYPPRDLLLQPARLALQSAVLDGLVEQLDGLCSLLVGVALPCDDDRAPGLYNGIALVDQGGWRGVARKQLLPSYDVFDERRYFRPGDGPCLLTLEEGERLGLTICEDLWVEDALQRERLAGPDPIAALVEAKPDLLINLAASPFDPSKPALRRQLAGQAARRLNCPVVYLNQVGGNDELVFDGSSLVVAPDGSTLLELPACREAVQVWDSSGPQQATAPLSQTPCREELLLRALVLGVRDYAGKCGFQRALLGLSGGIDSALVAVIAAAALGPENISALLMPSPWSSSGSINDATALANRLNIKTHTLPIQGLMQGFDTSLTPALGQQPQGVTAENLQSRIRGTLLMAVANQQGQLLLTTGNKSELAVGYCTLYGDMNGGLAVIGDLYKTSVFALCDWIDSPEARNCREDLGLPQQGELVGEAIRRKPPSAELRPDQKDSDSLPDYSELDPLLKGLIQERTTPQALVAAGHDIPLVERVQRLLQRAEFKRRQAAPLLKVSPQAFGSGWRLPIAAGGLCSAGPD